From the genome of Rhododendron vialii isolate Sample 1 chromosome 10a, ASM3025357v1:
aaacaaaaataacaaaaaaagaagaagaagatataaTGGGGGTATCGGAACCCAGGAGGGTGGAAAGGCCATGGAATCTAGAGAGGAAAGCCCGTTCCTACTGCAATAAAACTACATCTAGACTGGAAGATCGGAACCGGATTAGCTGCACACACCTTCACCGTCGAGGCCGGAGAGCATGAAAAACCGTCGCCTAGCGGAGCAGaatcacaaaccaaaaccaGATTGGGTCTCCGTAGTCTAAAAatgaaggggagagagagagagagggggatctTCCTTAACCATCTCTCTTCCATGAGctgagagaggaggagaggagaaagagaggcCGGAGAGGAAGGGCAACTAAAAGGGGAGGAGGAAGGAAGAGAGCAGAAGGGGAGGCGAGGGGTAGGAGGGTGGAAACTGACCCctaactctctctctaactctttGGAACTCTCGATCTCATAGTTATATCTAGTCTGTACTATCTACTGTTTAAATTGtgtgtgcataattttttacttccgGATACGAAGTCCTGCCTCCGATCCATAACATACAGTAATGGAGAAgctatacttttttttgttaaaaagaaattatttatttaataatatTTCAAGTTCATCATAGAACTTAACCACAAAATTGAATTAAATTTAGGAGTTCTTAGACGGAGGGTGTGGTTCCAAATCGACCGCGTTATGTATGCCAAGGGAAATAGATTAACAATAGGGTTACTTCTGTAATAGAAAAAGATTACCAATAAAATATGGTCAGACGATTGTGAAGAATTCATATCATCGTATTAAGAAATCAAGGATGGAGAGTCAGAAATCTCAGTCATTGGAATCAATGCCTAGAAATGTACTTGATCTTTCTTCTTATTTGCTTATAAAAACTCAATAATTATAAGCGATTGACCTTCCTGAGAGCAATGATTAATGTGCCAATAGCGTAGTTAtattcatatttttaatttggcCAATGTTTAGGATAGTTCCATTGATAGGAGAAGAAAACAATACATTAGGAAGGGCAAGCATCCCATAAAGGGGAGATACAAATTACTGCATTCTAAGCTACAACTTGCATCACAGAATTGCGACCAATCTGAAAACTCACTGCCATTACATCAAAACACTTCACACAACCCccaaagagatgagaaagtCCCGCAAAGGAGAATAAAAGTCCACATAGGGTAGGATAAATCCGAGAACAACAATCTCCCAATGGaggcccaacaaaaaaagaattaaaacaaTCCTCTAGACGAAGGCAAAAAAGCTACAatctgaaaaggaaaaaaacaactaGTCAACAACTGGTAATAAGTCACCCAAGTAGCTCACTGAGTAACGTTCCTGATTCTGCTCATTCTACAAGTATGATCCACGTTCCAAGTATCGTAGGTTTCTTCTTCAATAGACCGAATTTTTGTTGAGTGAGTCTTTTGATATACACAATACAAAATGCAAGGGAAAACAATTCTTATAAACAAAATTACTCAGATTGTTAAATTTGACATCTTGACAACATGCATAAAAATAGAGTCTACTAATCAAGAGTGTCAAATTAGTACACACTTAGCACGCATGGTTTTACTGATACAACCCTTCTTTATTCAAAGATACGATGAACGGTATTAACTACTGCAATCTAACAGGGCAACTAAAAAGATCTATTTCGAGATGTCTCAAGCACCCTTATTGGCAAAAAAGTAAATAGAAAGACTTAACGACCCGTATCGATGCTTGTACAACTTATCATCGGCTCACTGGAACTCGCCACCTGCTGATCTTCAAACCTGGAGGTTGGTGCTCTAGGTACTTGATACATTGGAACTGGCATATTCTTAGGCAAGTTAGGCATTGGTGCCTCAAAATGAAGTGCTTGAATTGCTTGCCTTATTGATGGCCTAAGGCTATGGTCTGGGTAAGCACACCATAACCCAACAATCATCAAACACTCTACTTCCTTCAAATCGAAATTCGATTTTAGTCTCTCATCAACGGTGGAAAGAATTTGCCCTCTTCCGTAGAGATCCCAAACCCACTCCACCAACCCTATTTCCGATTCTTCATCTGTCGGACGAATTGATTTCCTCCCGCTAGCGATTTCCAACACCACCACCCCGAAACTGAAAACATCTGCCTCTTTACTTGCCTTGCCCGTGCTTATATACTCTGGTGCCAAGTACCCTAACGTTCCAGCTAAGCCAGTTGTTTGGGGCCCGAGCTCGTGGTCCATTAGTCGGGCTAACCCAAAGTCTCCGAGCTTGACATTGAATCCCGAGTCTAGCATAATATTGCTCGACTTGATGTCCCGGTGCACCACGCATTGCTCCCACTCTTCATGTAGATACAACAATGCCGAGGCCAAACCTAGAGTTACTTTGTACCTCATCGCCCAAGTGAGAGGAATCTTTTTCCCAAAGAGGTGAGCGTCAAGGCTTCCGTTGGGCATAAACTCGTAGACGAGAAGGAACTCGCCTTGATCGTGGCACCAACCAATGAGTTGCACCAGATTCCGGTGCCTCAACCGGCTTATAATCTTCACCTCTGTTGTGTACTCTTTTTTCCCTTGTCTAGACCCCCTTGAAATTTTCTTCACAGCTACCGCCATGTCTAAATCGTTTAAGTACCCTTTGTAAACACCTCCAAATCCTCCTTCACCCAACTTTCTTTCGGCTGAGAAGTTGTTAGTAGCCGTTACAAGATCTCCGTAGGAGAACCTCCTTGGTCCGGCACCTCTTTCTAGATCATCGTTGATCGATGTCAAGTTCATTTTCTCCGTTTTTTCCCTTCGAACACGCCTCCTTTTCCTTAGAACCGCAGATCCTATGAAGATCATCcctccaaaaatcaaaacaccCATTGAGACTGTTAGACCAACCATCAATTTGGAATCTTTCGCGTGCTTAGCACTTGTCGTTTTCGTGTCAAAACTGGAGGTGAACTGCCATGATTCAAGCGTGTTTTTCTCTACATACTCCCCTGTCGCAGCCGAAAATCCAACCATGACCCACTCCGGTAGAACCTCCATTAGGTCGATTTTGTAAGAAAGACTGGAATTGCTTTGGGAGTTAGAGTTTCCCCCGTAAGACCAAAACACACTCAAATTTTTTGTACTTGCATTGTACATAATCGAAGCATCACATGTTACGCCGCTGTGCAAGCTAGCATTCCACGGAGTAGTAATGACTGATCCAATTGAGTTGTTGTTGATCCCGACATGCTCGTACGGAGGATCCCATTCAGTATTCGGGTAGGAGTCGAACTCAACCACCACCATTTGGTTTTTTACTGAATTACTAGTTGTGGTGTTGAAAAGCCCTAGGAACCCACCAGCCGAGTTAGGTGGGATCTGGAAACCAACGGGAGCAAGAAAGAACGCAAGCCCGTGGCCATAATTGGGTGACCCTAGGGTGTCAATAGTGAAGGAGAAATCGGTGGTGAAGTCAGAGAGGGCTCCGGTTTTGGAGTCCCATAACTGAACCCTCTCTGCATATGTTGCCCAACCGACGCGGCATAGGTAAGtgaatgagttgaattgtacgGCTCCAACCAACGACACTGCATCTCCTTGATACAGTGCGCCGTTGTAAGTTGTAGTCggataaaagttaggaaaatcGAAATAATCTGAACTAGTAATGGGAAGAAGAAATAAGATAAATGCAGATGCAGTTAAGAGACTGATATGAGCATGAAGTGATGGAAATGAAGTTGGAATGTTTTTGGTAGAGGTAGCCATTTTCTTGAGGTAGTGCAGGATATTGGCGCTGGCTCTGGCTCTGGCTCTTTATACAACCAATCTGAtgttgaaatcttgaaactagtCTAGTTTCTTGATGTACAATTTTAAACTACCCTTTTTGTTTAGTACATAGTAGAAATTTCAGTGAAAGGAATGAGATTTTTGAATACATAATGAATGACTAAACATTTGTAAATCCATTTATTGACCTTACTTCCGTATTAGAAAAACTTCTTAAACGTTGGTTCAACTTTCAATGTCTAGCTAGTCTTCCTGAATATTAGGCCTAATGTTAAACTTGTTGAAATGTAATTGGTAAGCATCTTAATCACTTAGTCTGCTCACAGGCATACTAAAGGGACTAGTTTATGCCTGGGTTCATTTGTTGACTTTTTGTCAGCCGTGTATTCGTTTTTGGCTCGAGTGGGCATATGATTGCTGGGGGTAGGGTGCTAATTTTGTTGGGATTTTATGCTCTTGTTGTGATGCCGTTTgatcttgttctttttttaagCTTTGTATCCTTTacaattgattaataaaatctctaAGCAAAAAAGGGGATTCTCTTGATTGATGCGATGCGTCCCCTTTGATCGGTAAAAAATAGTCACAACTCCTTTTCCGGGGCTTATTCCTAATTCCTTGTAGGCACGAACGACTTTGGCAATAAAAACGGCACACCCAAGTTTCATGTCGCAATAACCTTATTGTAACTGTTGTAAAGGACCTGAGAAGCTGTCATCTGTCCCTGGAATTGGATATGCTTGGGCCTTGAAAAAGTGACAGGTGTCTTATGTCTCCCAACcgcttccttttattttttggaaactcAAATTCATTGTATACATTGATTGCAAACTGATCTCCCTTGATGGCTGCCACGTGGCCCTTTTTAAATTGGTCTAAGAGCCTAAGTGCTTCCCTTGACGGCTCTGGCTCTGGCTCTTTATACAACCAAACTGAtgttgaaatcttgaaactagtCTAGTTTCTTGATGTACAAGTTTAAACTACCCTTTTTGTTTAGTACATAGTAGAAATTTCAGTGAAAGGAATGAGATTTTTGATAACATAATGAATGACTAAACATTTGTAAATCCATTTATTGACCTTACTTCCATATTAGAAAAACTTCTTAAACGTTGGTTCAACTTTCAATGTCTAGCTAGTCTTCCAGAATATTAGGTTTGATGTTGATCGAACTTGTTGAAATGTAATTGGTAAGGATCTTAATCACTTGTATAGTTTATGCCTGGGTTCATTTGTTGACTTCTTGTCAACCGTGTATTCGTTTGGGGCTCGAGTGGGCATATAATTGTTGGGGGTAGGGTACCAATTTTGTTGGAATTTTATGCTCTTGTTGTGATGCCGCTTGATCGTgttctttttttactttacaattgattaataaaatctctaAACAAAAAAGGGGATTCCCTTGATTGATTTGATGCGTCCCCTTTGATCGGTAAAAAATAGTCATAACTCCTTTTTTTCAGGGCTTATTCCCAATTCCTTGTAGGCACAAACGATTTTGGCAATAAAAACAGCACACCCAAGTTTCATGTCGCAATAACCTTCTTGTAATTGTTATAAAGGACCTAAAAAGCTGTCATTTGTCCCTGGAATTGGATATGCTTGGGCCCTGAAAAAGTGACAGGTGTCTCATGTCTCCCAACCGCTTCCTTTTATTTCTGGGTACTCAAATTCATTGTATACATTGATTGCAAACCGAACTCCCTTGATGGCTGCCACGTGGCCCTTTTTGAATTGGTCAAGAGCCTAAGTGCTTCCTAACTTTCTTGGTCTATTTCCTAATTTGGCTCATTCCATTAACCATCTCCTATTGGAACTTGTTCCATTAAGTGCCACATGGTATTCATGACTTTGTCCTCATGTATTTTGTCCTTGTAATGCTTAAAATCTTAGGTAATGCAAGGAATATTCCCTGTATAGGCCATGAGGATTTGCCTGTGAATGCACCAAACCCTGAAAAATCTCAAGACAAGAACCCTGAAACATAGGACTTCGTCTGAATGATAGGGTAGTGTAGACTTGGTCCATCCTTGTCAGATTGCAATAGGTTTCTCACCCGTTCATCTTTTCGCAAATGGACCTGAATGACTTGGACTTTTTGATTGATCCAGAGCCCGGGCCCACTTTTCATATGGTAATCATtggcattttacaaaaaaaaaaaaaaaatgtcgaaATGGATGTAAATAGGTGGGTTACAAACTTTATGATTCATCTATTTGGCATTTTACGATTTTATTTGTtaccttttttgtttcatttgtcAAGTCTTTTATGTTACTACATACTATTTTACTTAGTTACGAATAGGTGTGAACAACTGCACAAAGAAAATATTAGTACGAAGCATTTTGGCTAGTTACGAAACATATTTGGTATAAAATTATTTGATTGAAGTAATAGCataactttcttttttattttaaacagAGTAAACTCTCCTTGAAAATTGCCAATCTTGTATAACAAGAAAACCAACAAACTAAGCATATTTGATAGCAGCCTCATTCATTTGTGAAAGGGATATTTGATCACAACCTTTGGTTTGTCTTAGGATAGCTTCTTGATAGTTCAGTCTCGCATATCTCTCTCATGGTTTTCCCTTTgcctgtactctctctctctaccctgaATGCATCATATATGCCCAGTTCTTAACGCGTTTCTTAGTCGTTTGGGTTATATTTGGATCATcatcttagtcacataatccttcgaAATGGCATGCGCTCCTTTTCTCAATTCTGGTTCTATGCTCGCGCTATCAATCCTCACTCAtaaattttagttgtttgggatatttttgaaagatgatttCACACGAATGCACACTTGCGCTCCCGTACCCTCACCCACATTTATCCGCACCTACCCACACATTACGTGACTTACATCATGACTTTATGCACTACATATAACCGGCCCGGGCATTATTGGATACTATTTACTTAGCAATCATCTTTCTCACACAATCCCAATCATTGGATCATCGTCGAGTTCATAGTCCAAGGTAGATTCTCAAATAATCACAAATCTGGATTGCTTCCAAATGATCACAACCTTTGGTTTGTCTTAGGATAGCTTCTTGATAGTTCAGTCTCTCATATCTCTCTCATGGTTTTCCCTTTGCCAGTACTCTCTCTACCCTTATCTATAATGTGTTGCACGAAACACTAGATTGATTCGCCAAGTTAGTATTTCCTTCGTTCCATTTGAGAATTTCAACTTTTATAGGAACATAATAATTACATCAAAAagtatttaacttttcattatgtCCCCATCAAAAAGTGATTTGATTGACGCAGATAGTAGCACTTCAATTTAAACGTACATAAGGGAAATAATCTAATTTTACCAAGTTTCTATTGTTGATTTTGGATTGTGGACTTGTCTTTTGGGACATCTCAAAATGGGATGTGGGACTATCAAATggtacggagggagtatattgtCGCACAAATCTATGAAATTAACAACTAACATCAATATGATTTGGGGAATTGGGTTAACGATTCTTTTGGTAGTTGAAAATGACCCAGGGATGCTGACGAGCAGCTCCCTACAGGGCGAATGGAGAGCGGCTGATCGAgcacggacggctcggattgcaTACAAATCTAAATCGTCTATTACTTGGTTAAGATCCAAGTCGTCaattgtcgagataaacggccaAAGGGAGATGCTTGGCGGTCTATATAATGTATAGCACATATGGCCACACCCATTTCCTCAGTCAAATTTGACCACGAAAATGACTCAGCCATTTTTCCGCTCCTGAAATGGCTTCACATTAGGCATGAGAGAGGTGAAAAATGACTTTCAAGCCCAAATTAGATTGGCTTTGGGTGCGAGAATAGCCCACCTTTTCAGATACTCTTAACAGTcgacttttttcttttaataattCCCTTCAAACCTTCCTAGAAAGTAGTCCCCTTTAATCTTTCCAGTAGCTTAATTATTTCTCCTTCCCATctgttttctttgttctttttaatAATTGCTATTGATACAGTAATATATAATTTAATGTATCGTGAATCTTTTATGTGATTTATATACACGGGTCATACACATGTTATATTTAATATTTTCtgaataatactccctccatcccaatttaattattctttttgggagtttgtgctactttttaatttattatatcttgtaatttataatgttttaagtgatttcgaaaacattatgttatagaactaatcgagatctattaaacaagatacatatttgatatgaaattcattacgaatttaaagatataactaatatTTTAGCTGGTTAGAATAGAACAagagacaattaaattgggacggagggagtatagtTCTGAAAATGCAAAATTGGATCTCATAGTTATAATTAACCAGTCTCTACTGTCTATTTATATTGTGGGTGCGTAATTTTTGACTTCCGAAAATGAAGTCCTGCCTCTGATCCATAACATAGAGTAATGACAagctataaatttttttttaaaaaaagaaattatttatgTAATCATATTTCAAGTTCATCATAGAACTCTTCCATAAATTAAATTGAATTATTCATATTTTAGGTTCCAGATCGATCGCGTTATGTATGCCAAGGGAAATAGATTAGGGTCCCTTTCATCATAATAGAAAAAGATTACCAATAGGGTGTGGCCAGACGATCGACAGTGAAAATTCATATCATCATATTAAGAAATCAGGAATGGAGTCAGAAATCTCAATCAATGGAATTGATGCCTAGAAACATACTTGATCTTTCTTTATATTTGCTTATCAAAAACTCAATAATTATAAGTGATTAACCATTCTAAGAGCAATGATTAATGTGCAAATAGCGTAgtgatattctttttttttttttagctgaaGTTTAGGATACTTTCATTGGTAGGAGAATAAAACAGTACGAAAGGCAAGCATTCCCATAAAGGGAAGATACTCATGCAAGCTATTGTATTTTGGGCTATTACAACTTGCACCACAGAATTGCCATCACTTCGAAAATTCACTTTCATTACATCAAAACACTCTACACAACTCCAAAGGAATGAGAAAGTTCCGCAAAGTGGAAGAAAAGCCCGCATAGAGTAGGACAAACCAGAGAACAACGACCTCCCAACGGAGGTCCaaccaaaaagaagaacaatCCTCCCAAAGGACAACGCGGTGGAATAGTCCCCCAAAGGAATGAGAAAGTCCCACAAACGGCGAAAGCCAGTGATAAACCATCGAACAACGCGGTGGAATAGTTGAGAAGAAGTGGCCGGTGCTGGTGGTATGTGGAGGATGAGAATGTAGGGGTGATGGtggaaaagagagagggagaggcagATCACCCACGAAGGAGAGAAACCCCTCCACTGCAACCGTCGCATAAAGGTttaaggtggtgttccaactagccttcctttttaaaaagttctttttcttcaattttcaaactcaaatataatgaaaatgaaaaataattttttgatttttcttgcaccgtattaaagatctcaatgaaatctatcaaacaagatccatattgataagaaaattatttacataaacatatgatttttaggcttgaaattaccttcctttttccaaaaccttctttttttagagttgGAACACCCCCTAAAACCCTTGTTGCATAGTACTAGGAGGATACATGGGCTTCGGGCCCACTACGCCTTCTCGAACCTACCAATAATTTACAGGGCTTGGAATTTTTTAGTCTACTTTTAGATGGGCTACTTTAGGGTGGGAAAAGCTCTAGGCCCAATTACTATGCAAAATGTGTCCAAAACGGTAACAAAGGAGTTCTGTATGGCCCGTTGGGCTAGTGGAAAAGAGGCTGGCTCCGGGCCAGGCCAGGCCCATCTTAAAATCATGCACGGGCTAGCTTGATTGTCGATTAGCTATATATAAAAGAATGATTGGAAAAGACCAAATCATGCACGTACGGTCGTTGTTTTAGTTTTTGAGAAATGGAAGATAACAATGTCTGGAATGATTGGAAAAGACCAAATCATGCACGGTCGTTGTTTTAGTTTTTGAGAAATAGAAGATAACAATGTCTCGAATGATTGGAAAAGACCAAATCATGCACGTACGGTCGTTGTTTTAGTTTTTGAGAAATGGAAGATAACAATGTCTCGAATGATTGAAAAAGACCAAATCATACATGGTCGTTGTTTTAGtttgagaaatgaaagataaCAATATCTGGAATGATTGGAAAAGACCAAATCATGCACGATCgttgttttagtttgaaaaataaaatataataatgtCTGAAATGATTGGAAAAGACCAAATCATGCACGGTCGTTGTTTTAGTTTTTGAGAAATGGAAGATAACAATGTctaccatcttcttcttcttctttttttcctagaAGACTAGGTTACATAACTTCACGGACATTGTCCTCGTCGTCGTTCTCCTACTTCCCGAACACGTTCTCCGCTTGCTTCTGTGCctttggggggagagagagagagagaggggggatgACACAATGGGCCCCCAAGGGCTTTTTGGTCACT
Proteins encoded in this window:
- the LOC131304452 gene encoding L-type lectin-domain containing receptor kinase IX.1-like; its protein translation is MATSTKNIPTSFPSLHAHISLLTASAFILFLLPITSSDYFDFPNFYPTTTYNGALYQGDAVSLVGAVQFNSFTYLCRVGWATYAERVQLWDSKTGALSDFTTDFSFTIDTLGSPNYGHGLAFFLAPVGFQIPPNSAGGFLGLFNTTTSNSVKNQMVVVEFDSYPNTEWDPPYEHVGINNNSIGSVITTPWNASLHSGVTCDASIMYNASTKNLSVFWSYGGNSNSQSNSSLSYKIDLMEVLPEWVMVGFSAATGEYVEKNTLESWQFTSSFDTKTTSAKHAKDSKLMVGLTVSMGVLIFGGMIFIGSAVLRKRRRVRREKTEKMNLTSINDDLERGAGPRRFSYGDLVTATNNFSAERKLGEGGFGGVYKGYLNDLDMAVAVKKISRGSRQGKKEYTTEVKIISRLRHRNLVQLIGWCHDQGEFLLVYEFMPNGSLDAHLFGKKIPLTWAMRYKVTLGLASALLYLHEEWEQCVVHRDIKSSNIMLDSGFNVKLGDFGLARLMDHELGPQTTGLAGTLGYLAPEYISTGKASKEADVFSFGVVVLEIASGRKSIRPTDEESEIGLVEWVWDLYGRGQILSTVDERLKSNFDLKEVECLMIVGLWCAYPDHSLRPSIRQAIQALHFEAPMPNLPKNMPVPMYQVPRAPTSRFEDQQVASSSEPMISCTSIDTGR